A single region of the Bacillus cereus genome encodes:
- a CDS encoding peptide MFS transporter, with protein sequence MESAIQLEKEQQRKKKHPPGLYLLFFTEMWERFSYYGLRGLLTLYLTTALVSGGLGFSPAWALSIYGFYTGACYFTPMIGGYLTDRFLGRRKAITIGGITMALGNLTLFALQNQLGLYLGLALIIIGNGFFKPNISTLVGELYEENDPKRDSAFTIFYMGINVGSFLAPLVCGFLSENLFKTTVDGVVHFGFRYGFLAASIGMIIGQILFTTLSNRFLGDIGKKPSRDLQTAAGQQTVGDTPLTKKEKQRTAVIVILTCFVVFFWAGFEQAGSSLTLYTNKFVDRSVFGWEVPTSWFQSVNPLFIILLAPVISALWAKLATRKNGDMKIPTKMGLGMILLGIGYIILVIATLKTGSDEHNITEKANLLFIVFTYLFHTLGELFLSPVGLSMVSALAPVKLASLLMGVWLASSGIANIIGGQLASFTTSLGYAEVFTVIGAAAIILGFVLLLISKKLVKWMD encoded by the coding sequence ATGGAATCAGCGATACAACTAGAAAAAGAACAACAAAGAAAAAAGAAACATCCTCCAGGTTTATACTTACTCTTCTTTACAGAAATGTGGGAAAGATTTAGTTACTATGGATTACGAGGATTATTAACATTATATTTAACGACAGCTTTAGTAAGTGGTGGTCTTGGGTTTAGTCCCGCATGGGCACTCTCTATTTACGGGTTTTATACTGGAGCCTGTTATTTTACACCAATGATTGGTGGATACTTAACAGACCGTTTTCTAGGTAGACGAAAAGCAATCACAATTGGTGGTATAACAATGGCACTCGGTAACCTTACACTATTTGCCTTGCAAAACCAATTGGGCCTATACCTCGGATTAGCGCTTATTATTATCGGTAATGGATTCTTCAAACCAAATATCTCTACACTTGTTGGAGAATTATACGAAGAGAACGATCCAAAACGTGATAGTGCATTTACAATTTTCTATATGGGTATTAACGTCGGTTCATTTTTAGCTCCACTCGTTTGTGGATTTTTATCAGAAAATTTATTCAAAACAACAGTTGATGGCGTTGTACATTTCGGATTCCGTTACGGCTTCTTAGCTGCTTCAATCGGAATGATTATTGGACAAATTTTATTTACAACACTATCTAATCGCTTCCTTGGTGATATCGGTAAAAAACCATCTCGCGATTTGCAAACGGCTGCTGGACAACAGACAGTAGGAGATACACCGTTAACAAAAAAAGAAAAACAACGTACCGCAGTTATCGTCATTTTAACATGCTTTGTTGTCTTCTTCTGGGCTGGCTTTGAACAAGCTGGTAGTTCGTTAACATTGTATACAAACAAATTTGTAGACCGCTCTGTGTTCGGATGGGAAGTTCCAACATCTTGGTTCCAATCGGTCAATCCGTTATTTATTATTTTACTTGCTCCAGTCATTTCAGCATTATGGGCAAAACTTGCAACTAGAAAAAATGGTGACATGAAAATCCCAACAAAAATGGGACTTGGTATGATCCTACTTGGTATCGGTTATATCATTCTTGTTATCGCTACATTAAAAACAGGTAGTGATGAACATAACATTACAGAAAAAGCAAACTTACTATTTATCGTCTTTACGTATCTTTTCCATACGTTAGGTGAACTATTCTTATCACCTGTTGGACTATCAATGGTTAGCGCACTTGCTCCAGTAAAACTTGCTTCTTTATTAATGGGTGTATGGCTAGCAAGCTCGGGAATCGCCAACATTATAGGCGGACAACTTGCAAGCTTCACAACTTCACTTGGATATGCTGAAGTATTTACAGTAATCGGAGCTGCAGCGATTATTTTAGGTTTTGTTTTATTATTAATTTCTAAGAAATTAGTGAAATGGATGGATTAA
- a CDS encoding YHYH domain-containing protein, with the protein MKQQVKKLLLTTSVALLVAPISTYAHPGRTDANGGHTCRTNCEKWGLQYGEYHYHNKPASSSGTTSPAPSQNNNGAVEAERKAEAQHNAEAEKQRAAEAQRKAEEERQHAAEEQRKVEEESQRAAEEQRKAEEARKAEEAQRKAEAEKGQAEGQKSGETDFKAGKNNAEGHVAGKSDAYKQAFTTAYAVTWSLEEQKKAHFEKGKEQGLAQETMDDSQITPEFKVNFAEGFQVGNKERTEKIEKEQAELGEKAGKELAEKKPGNTEKDVYVKAYETAYEKGYKSAKKAAEKAGYTYAFENYDLKVPAKYEKNETLKKWFTEGFKSNKKAAEIREEGYKKGDSWLSFFYKSFVPSEYKEHKGLYEQAIEKGKKA; encoded by the coding sequence GTGAAACAGCAAGTAAAAAAACTTCTTTTAACAACAAGTGTAGCGTTATTGGTAGCGCCAATTTCTACTTATGCACATCCAGGACGTACAGATGCTAATGGTGGACATACGTGTCGTACAAATTGTGAAAAATGGGGATTGCAGTACGGGGAATATCATTATCACAATAAACCAGCTTCTAGTAGTGGTACAACGAGCCCAGCTCCTAGCCAAAATAATAATGGTGCTGTAGAAGCTGAAAGAAAAGCAGAAGCGCAGCACAATGCGGAGGCAGAAAAACAACGTGCTGCAGAAGCACAGCGTAAAGCAGAGGAAGAGAGACAGCATGCTGCAGAAGAACAGCGCAAAGTAGAGGAAGAGAGCCAGCGTGCTGCAGAAGAACAACGCAAAGCAGAAGAAGCACGTAAGGCAGAGGAAGCGCAGCGTAAAGCTGAGGCTGAAAAGGGACAAGCTGAAGGGCAAAAAAGCGGAGAGACAGATTTTAAAGCAGGAAAAAACAATGCAGAAGGACATGTAGCTGGAAAGTCAGATGCATATAAACAAGCATTTACAACTGCTTATGCTGTAACGTGGTCTTTAGAAGAACAGAAAAAAGCGCATTTTGAAAAAGGTAAAGAGCAAGGGTTAGCACAAGAGACAATGGACGATAGTCAAATTACTCCTGAGTTTAAGGTGAACTTTGCAGAAGGTTTCCAAGTAGGTAATAAAGAGAGAACCGAAAAGATTGAAAAAGAACAAGCGGAACTTGGTGAAAAGGCTGGTAAAGAATTAGCTGAAAAGAAACCTGGGAATACTGAAAAGGATGTATATGTGAAAGCATATGAAACCGCGTATGAAAAGGGATATAAGTCTGCTAAAAAGGCAGCGGAAAAAGCTGGATATACATATGCATTTGAAAACTACGACTTAAAAGTTCCTGCTAAGTATGAAAAGAATGAAACATTAAAGAAATGGTTTACTGAAGGATTTAAATCAAATAAAAAGGCAGCGGAAATTCGAGAAGAAGGATATAAAAAAGGAGACAGCTGGCTTTCATTCTTCTATAAGAGTTTCGTGCCAAGTGAATATAAAGAACATAAAGGCTTGTATGAACAAGCAATAGAAAAGGGAAAGAAAGCGTAA